The Bombus huntii isolate Logan2020A chromosome 11, iyBomHunt1.1, whole genome shotgun sequence genome includes a window with the following:
- the LOC126871305 gene encoding nuclease SbcCD subunit C-like: MQVAPSTMKIFVACFVIWTLINQEIVLASGIEAQNQENDGQVENVKYILPTTLDGLSYESDGKTGERVEAESSSSRETFASSFSSSSARTSSKNAASSTALLSALDEKLDIGEEKASSKLRSEPSSEVLIADGSLSKEKSIGAEISEESSSKVESNWEGVQEESNSDEQNRIVQTYVKKGPVKTWSWSSVGNESQSSSNEEIELLKEEKSKAEARIKLEAEARAKAEAEAAEARKLLKSQLNALKQAQAKAQAEAEARAQAEALVASESKALASARAIAKASTEEAAQAQAQAKAEQQARSVLQTKLISILDTRTRTNEEEIAITEELKEKAKTSVEASIAASVAAREAAKSIRIAAMSRTKAALKALSAQKATVIQAVASANARAAASALSAALEQAIVSSRAAASLQTEAYAIARKVVQAAVAEGAALDYAKYRAEIREKAIAKAKASAEAAASAAAAAAVASNQLASSQANNLNAATKLAAAQATAVSRAETALLEVNAAAKEEAAAMARADVESAALEAATAAQASALQGVRDGIVIGLDSSATNLNEQQAVALWDASAKDGKKAEITETSDRRAIIFTIVGGAINPSILAHPVSIREASSNMKIPALLVTCLYLWGFASASPSSSLLEIVQGSASATASTAVTARSGLRAGQVALASQKDATLQADASAAAAAAARASADQSASLAQQSASLQSKAAARAKSAEESAAATAKAELQAESTAASASSAAREAAASAKASASAMSSAAVQAKLAEKTAKNQALASEEAKLKAAAAASAAAAASAAAEIALKAEKLAEEAIAKAAAAKAAARAAAAALNSAKEAATSSARSAAEAEARSEVALLISELDKKSRELAASTSAKARAAAAASSRNIETAVAGANINLAKEILAVPIEPAKLPEPGLALKEETPVRNILSSSNPLKQYFRVASEQTRISCKTPAVFTIVRTSVYNRECCPELASISEAASNMKIPAILVTSLLVWGGLAEGHVVKRDKELKAPAPLPELLGDGSDALGASMENGIKVARASQNVGLSTELNAAARAAAAAATKQAKDTEAAEAGAGAAIAVAIAKREEAIKASELASKLLTAAVGSSEAAASASERAAQLTAAASAAAKASASASDASAEAQVRANAEANIAKRASAAEAKAAAEASLKAELAKKAAAGLLAKARLAASAESEATKLAAEAEVALAKARVAVEQSQSAQATATAQAATAVQLQSQAANAEASAVAQAETLLVTAEAVSAAEAEAATKATGWAKNVINKKKLLLAKID, translated from the exons ATGCAGGTCGCTCCATCGACGATGAAGATATTCGTCGCCTGTTTCGTCATCTGGACGTTGATAAACCAAGAAATCGTACTCGCGAGCGGCATCGAAGCACAGAATCAGGAAAATGATGGCCAAGTAGAGAACGTGAAGTACATACTGCCGACTACGTTGGATGGTTTATCGTACGAGAGCGATGGAAAGACAGGGGAACGAGTCGAGGCAGAGTCGTCATCGAGCAGAGAGACATTCGCGTCGAGTTTCTCCTCTTCGTCTGCGCGAACATCGTCGAAAAACGCGGCGTCATCGACAGCGCTTTTATCGGCGTTGGATGAGAAACTCGACATCGGCGAAGAGAAAGCGTCGTCAAAATTAAGAAGTGAACCTTCCAGCGAAGTTCTGATCGCCGATGGATCGCTTTCCAAGGAGAAATCTATCGGAGCTGAGATCAGCGAGGAATCGAGTTCTAAAGTCGAATCCAATTGGGAGGGCGTCCAGGAGGAATCGAACAGCGACGAACAGAATCGAATTGTTCAGACGTACGTGAAGAAAGGGCCGGTTAAGACCTGGAGCTGGAGCAGCGTGGGCAATGAGTCGCAGAGTTCCTCCAATGAGGAAATTGAGCTTCTTAAAGAAGAAAAGTCGAAGGCGGAAGCTAGGATCAAGTTGGAAGCGGAGGCACGAGCGAAGGCCGAGGCGGAGGCAGCGGAAGCTCGAAAGTTGTTGAAGTCTCAATTGAATGCCCTGAAACAGGCTCAAGCTAAAGCTCAGGCAGAAGCAGAGGCTCGAGCACAGGCAGAAGCATTGGTCGCGTCGGAATCCAAGGCTTTGGCTTCCGCTCGAGCAATAGCTAAGGCCAGTACCGAGGAAGCTGCACAGGCACAAGCGCAGGCGAAGGCGGAGCAACAAGCTCGTTCCGTACTGCAGACTAAACTCATTTCCATCCTCGACACGCGTACTCGTACCAACGAAGAGGAAATCGCAATCACGGAAGAACTAAAGGAAAAGGCGAAGACCTCGGTGGAAGCTTCTATAGCCGCGAGCGTGGCTGCCAGAGAAGCTGCTAAATCGATCAGGATCGCGGCCATGTCTCGAACGAAGGCCGCCCTTAAGGCTTTGTCGGCTCAGAAGGCCACCGTTATCCAGGCAGTCGCTTCCGCCAACGCTAGAGCCGCAGCTAGCGCTTTGAGCGCCGCCCTCGAACAGGCTATAGTTTCTTCGAGAGCTGCGGCTTCTTTGCAAACGGAAGCTTACGCCATAGCTCGTAAAGTCGTACAGGCAGCTGTGGCTGAAGGTGCTGCCCTGGACTATGCGAAATACAGAGCTGAAATACGCGAGAAAGCGATCGCGAAGGCGAAAGCCTCCGCGGAAGCGGCTGCCTCCGCGGCTGCCGCTGCAGCTGTTGCTTCTAATCAATTGGCAAGTTCACAGGCGAATAATCTGAACGCTGCTACCAAACTGGCTGCCGCCCAAGCAACTGCGGTCTCTAGAGCGGAAACCGCGTTGTTGGAAGTGAATGCAGCGGCCAAGGAGGAGGCGGCCGCCATGGCGAGAGCAGATGTTGAAAGTGCTGCTCTTGAAGCTGCGACCGCGGCTCAAGCGAGTGCGCTTCAAGGTGTAAGGGACGGAATTGTAATAGGATTGGATTCGTCCGCTACCAATCTTAACGAGCAACAGGCGGTAGCCTTATGGGATGCATCCGCCAAAGATGGGAAGAAGGCAGAGATAACAGAGACA TCAGACAGGCGAGCCATTATTTTCACAATTGTCGGCGGTGCTATAAATCCGTCCATCCTTGCACACCCGGTATCAATCCGCGAAGCGTCGTCGAACATGAAGATTCCAGCACTGCTCGTAACGTGCCTCTATCTTTGGGGCTTCGCGTCCGCCAGCCCGAGCTCATCTCTGCTCGAGATCGTGCAGGGTAGCGCGTCGGCCACCGCATCCACCGCTGTGACCGCTAGATCCGGACTTCGTGCCGGTCAGGTAGCCCTGGCCTCGCAGAAGGATGCCACACTTCAGGCAGATGCCTCAGCGGCTGCCGCGGCCGCTGCACGCGCTTCCGCCGACCAGTCGGCCAGTCTAGCCCAACAGTCGGCGTCTTTGCAGTCCAAAGCTGCCGCCAGAGCAAAATCAGCCGAGGAGTCAGCGGCAGCTACGGCCAAAGCCGAGTTGCAGGCAGAATCCACTGCTGCATCGGCCAGTTCCGCTGCCAGAGAGGCTGCAGCGTCCGCGAAGGCCTCCGCATCCGCGATGTCATCGGCTGCCGTGCAGGCGAAGCTCGCCGAAAAGACGGCCAAGAATCAAGCTCTGGCTTCCGAAGAGGCCAAACTCAAGGCAGCCGCCGCTGCCAgcgcagcagcagcagccagCGCCGCCGCCGAGATAGCCCTGAAAGCCGAGAAACTAGCGGAAGAAGCCATCGCCAAGGCAGCCGCTGCCAAAGCAGCCGCCAGAGCCGCTGCAGCCGCGTTAAACTCCGCGAAGGAAGCCGCCACGAGCAGCGCAAGGAGCGCCGCCGAAGCCGAAGCTAGGAGCGAAGTCGCCCTACTGATCAGCGAACTCGACAAGAAGAGCAGGGAACTCGCCGCTTCCACGTCGGCCAAGGCACGCGCTGCTGCCGCGGCTAGCTCCAGAAACATAGAAACGGCTGTTGCCGGAGCTAACATCAATTTAGCCAAAGAGATCTTGGCGGTTCCCATCGAGCCAGCGAAACTTCCGGAGCCAGGGCTGGCGTTGAAAGAAGAGA CTCCAGTACGGAACATCCTCTCCTCCAGTAACCCgttgaaacaatattttaGGGTGGCGTCAGAACAGACGCGAATTTCGTGCAAAACACCTGCTGTTTTTACAATTGTCCGGACATCAGTATATAACCGCGAATGCTGTCCGGAATTGGCATCAATCAGCGAAGCTGCGTCGAACATGAAGATTCCAGCAATACTGGTTACGTCTCTGCTGGTCTGGGGTGGTCTGGCCGAGGGCCACGTGGTGAAGCGCGACAAGGAGCTCAAGGCACCCGCGCCTTTACCAGAACTACTCGGCGATGGGTCTGACGCGCTCGGTGCCTCGATGGAGAACGGGATCAAAGTCGCCAGAGCATCGCAGAATGTGGGCCTGAGCACGGAGTTGAACGCAGCCGCGCGGGCTGCAGCCGCTGCTGCGACCAAGCAGGCCAAAGACACAGAGGCCGCGGAAGCTGGTGCGGGCGCTGCGATTGCCGTTGCTATCGCCAAGCGTGAAGAGGCTATCAAAGCGAGCGAATTAGCCAGCAAGCTGTTGACAGCCGCGGTTGGGTCCAGCGAAGCCGCCGCGTCAGCGTCGGAGAGGGCGGCGCAATTGACGGCCGCAGCTAGTGCAGCTGCCAAAGCTTCTGCATCCGCCTCTGACGCTTCTGCCGAAGCCCAGGTGAGGGCCAACGCTGAAGCAAACATCGCCAAGAGAGCTTCGGCAGCTGAAGCGAAAGCCGCAGCGGAAGCCTCGCTTAAGGCGGAACTCGCCAAGAAAGCGGCCGCCGGTTTATTAGCTAAGGCTAGACTAGCGGCCAGCGCCGAATCCGAGGCCACTAAACTCGCAGCCGAAGCGGAAGTAGCACTGGCCAAGGCCAGAGTCGCCGTCGAACAGTCGCAGAGCGCACAGGCAACCGCCACCGCTCAAGCTGCCACGGCCGTTCAGCTGCAATCTCAAGCAGCTAACGCGGAAGCCTCCGCTGTAGCACAGGCTGAAACTCTGCTGGTCACGGCTGAAGCCGTCTCTGCCGCGGAAGCCGAAGCCGCGACCAAAGCTACCGGTTGGGCAAAGAACGTCATCAACAAGAAAAAGTTACTTTTAGCGAAGATCGATTAA
- the LOC126871306 gene encoding uncharacterized abhydrolase domain-containing protein DDB_G0269086-like, whose amino-acid sequence MQIPAIFVTCLLTWGLVHASIELSAPKQESALAEQLLLKNVDTSAKRKENGAPKLGESTAAALASTKATAAAEAKASAKVKASALALAEAFLRASAASAAATAKAAAAVKEATQAQLLAQEKALIALKTQSEQQAASARADAAAAAAASALERAQASSRAATIAQDVSSDLEKRVATLAAAESGATLRAEQSAAQSKWSAAVAAQTAAAAAATETKATASSETTAAATSKAAVLAADASSAEAAAAAEAQSASRIAGAAATEGSSNWASANSQTAQLEASAAAKATAAAAIGDGAVLGLGRDAGAAAQSAAEVKALAEASASLDALDKDRNCQWPYKTGKSCPNRHQSCEAASKMKIPSILAVSLLVWGLASASKPLIANAQVGKVKTETSSSSEIETLVSGSQTLVSGSETLASESEALASESEALTSETEIASLTTATKDELILKGEPILGKKLGTGASEVAAASGEAIATSLGAGQAAAEAQAAAAAQAKSAAAAAANAGESTNSAAALVAAAAAAQGKAAAAAAIATKASLEAAEAAEEAESAVASARAASGKAETLASTAAAANARAALQAEKSNELAQAEAAAAAEAQAKAAAAAKATQLALKVAEIAVKTEADAAAAAVAAAKARAVAEAAAARATAVNAIAEAEEEASAQAESAAGVAQAAASAAAEAQASASAAAATSEASAEAGAWAGELKLPPLARLSLLKKENTEEWSVK is encoded by the exons ATGCAGATCCCAGCGATTTTCGTCACGTGCCTGCTCACATGGGGCCTGGTGCACGCAAGTATCGAACTCAGTGCCCCCAAGCAGGAGTCTGCCCTCGCGGAGCAACTCCTATTGAAGAACGTGGACACTAGCGCGAAGCGAAAGGAGAACGGCGCCCCGAAACTCGGCGAGAGCACAGCTGCGGCTCTGGCTAGTACCAAGGCAACTGCAGCCGCAGAGGCTAAGGCATCCGCCAAAGTGAAAGCTTCTGCCTTGGCCCTCGCTGAGGCTTTCTTGCGTGCGTCGGCAGCGTCTGCTGCTGCTACGGCCAAAGCTGCTGCCGCTGTAAAAGAAGCAACGCAGGCACAGCTGTTGGCACAGGAGAAGGCTTTGATAGCGTTGAAAACTCAATCTGAGCAACAAGCTGCCTCTGCTCGCGCGGACGCCGCGGCTGCCGCAGCCGCATCCGCGCTAGAACGCGCCCAGGCCTCCTCCAGAGCGGCCACCATCGCCCAAGACGTTTCCAGCGATTTGGAGAAACGTGTCGCCACCTTAGCCGCCGCTGAATCAGGTGCCACCCTCAGAGCAGAACAATCCGCCGCGCAATCGAAATGGTCCGCCGCAGTGGCCGCCCAAACCGCCGCTGCTGCAGCCGCTACAGAAACAAAGGCCACCGCTTCCTCGGAAACCACCGCTGCCGCTACTAGTAAGGCCGCCGTGTTGGCCGCTGACGCTAGCAGCGCAGAAGCTGCCGCTGCAGCGGAGGCACAATCCGCTTCGCGGATCGCAGGTGCAGCAGCCACCGAGGGATCTTCCAACTGGGCTAGCGCGAACTCGCAAACCGCACAACTGGAAGCTTCCGCCGCAGCGAAGGCCACCGCAGCCGCAGCTATCGGAGATGGAGCTGTTCTAGGACTTGGACGGGACGCTGGTGCCGCGGCTCAGTCAGCCGCTGAAGTTAAAGCCTTAGCTGAAGCTAGTGCCAGCTTAGATGCTTTAGACAAGGACAGGA ATTGCCAATGGCCGTATAAAACGGGCAAATCGTGTCCCAATCGGCATCAATCTTGCGAAGCAGCCTCGAAGATGAAGATTCCATCGATACTCGCGGTGTCCCTGCTGGTTTGGGGTCTGGCCAGCGCAAGCAAACCACTCATTGCCAATGCGCAAGTAGGAAAGGTCAAGACCGAAACGTCATCGTCCTCAGAAATCGAGACGTTGGTGTCAGGAAGCCAGACATTGGTGTCAGGAAGTGAGACATTGGCTTCGGAAAGCGAGGCGTTGGCGTCAGAAAGCGAGGCATTGACGTCAGAAACCGAGATAGCGAGCTTGACAACTGCCACGAAGGACGAGCTCATACTAAAGGGCGAACCTATCCTTGGAAAGAAACTAGGAACCGGGGCGTCTGAAGTAGCGGCGGCCTCTGGCGAGGCTATCGCAACTTCCCTTGGCGCGGGACAAGCTGCAGCAGAGGCACAAGCCGCCGCCGCTGCGCAAGCAAAATCAGCAGCGGCAGCTGCCGCGAATGCAGGTGAATCCACCAACAGTGCTGCTGCGTTGGTTgctgcagcagcagcagcacaAGGAAAAGCGGCTGCCGCCGCAGCAATCGCGACGAAGGCTAGCTTAGAGGCCGCAGAGGCTGCTGAGGAAGCTGAGTCGGCCGTGGCCTCTGCCAGGGCTGCCTCCGGAAAGGCGGAAACGCTCGCATCGACCGCCGCTGCTGCGAATGCCCGTGCTGCTCTCCAAGCGGAAAAATCGAACGAGCTAGCGCAAGCTGAGGCTGCAGCCGCCGCCGAAGCCCAGGCTAAAGCCGCCGCTGCTGCCAAGGCAACACAACTCGCCCTTAAAGTTGCCGAAATTGCGGTGAAAACGGAAGCAGATGCAGCAGCTGCCGCCGTTGCGGCCGCAAAAGCCAGAGCAGTCGCAGAAGCAGCCGCAGCTCGTGCGACCGCAGTGAACGCCATTGCTGAGGCGGAAGAAGAAGCTTCGGCACAAGCGGAGAGCGCCGCTGGTGTAGCACAAGCAGCCGCCTCCGCTGCTGCGGAAGCACAAGCTTCTGCATCTGCCGCTGCGGCGACTTCAGAGGCATCCGCCGAAGCTGGTGCATGGGCAGGAGAGCTTAAGTTACCTCCGTTGGCACGTCTTTCCCTATTGAAGAAGGAAAACACCGAAGAATGGTCAGTGAAGTAA
- the LOC126871453 gene encoding antifreeze protein Maxi-like, producing MKIPALLVTCLYLWGFASASPSSSLLEIVQGSASATASTAVTARSGLRAGQVALASQKDATLQADASAAAAAAARASADQSASLAQQSASLQSKAAARAKSAEESAAATAKAELQAESTAASASSAAREAAASAKASASAMSSAAVQAKLAEKTAKNQALASEEAKLKAAAAASAAAAASAAAEIALKAEKLAEEAIAKAAAAKAAARAAAAALNSAKEAATSSARSAAEAEARSEVALLISELDKKSRELAASTSAKARAAAAASSRNIETAVAGANINLAKEILAVPIEPAKLPEPGLALKEESTAIASSESDVAVETSSEAWSI from the coding sequence ATGAAGATTCCAGCACTGCTCGTAACGTGCCTCTATCTTTGGGGCTTCGCGTCCGCCAGCCCGAGCTCATCTCTGCTCGAGATCGTGCAGGGTAGCGCGTCGGCCACCGCATCCACCGCTGTGACCGCTAGATCCGGACTTCGTGCCGGTCAGGTAGCCCTGGCCTCGCAGAAGGATGCCACACTTCAGGCAGATGCCTCAGCGGCTGCCGCGGCCGCTGCACGCGCTTCCGCCGACCAGTCGGCCAGTCTAGCCCAACAGTCGGCGTCTTTGCAGTCCAAAGCTGCCGCCAGAGCAAAATCAGCCGAGGAGTCAGCGGCAGCTACGGCCAAAGCCGAGTTGCAGGCAGAATCCACTGCTGCATCGGCCAGTTCCGCTGCCAGAGAGGCTGCAGCGTCCGCGAAGGCCTCCGCATCCGCGATGTCATCGGCTGCCGTGCAGGCGAAGCTCGCCGAAAAGACGGCCAAGAATCAAGCTCTGGCTTCCGAAGAGGCCAAACTCAAGGCAGCCGCCGCTGCCAgcgcagcagcagcagccagCGCCGCCGCCGAGATAGCCCTGAAAGCCGAGAAACTAGCGGAAGAAGCCATCGCCAAGGCAGCCGCTGCCAAAGCAGCCGCCAGAGCCGCTGCAGCCGCGTTAAACTCCGCGAAGGAAGCCGCCACGAGCAGCGCAAGGAGCGCCGCCGAAGCCGAAGCTAGGAGCGAAGTCGCCCTACTGATCAGCGAACTCGACAAGAAGAGCAGGGAACTCGCCGCTTCCACGTCGGCCAAGGCACGCGCTGCTGCCGCGGCTAGCTCCAGAAACATAGAAACGGCTGTTGCCGGAGCTAACATCAATTTAGCCAAAGAGATCTTGGCGGTTCCCATCGAGCCAGCGAAACTTCCGGAGCCAGGGCTGGCGTTGAAAGAAGAGAGTACCGCTATCGCGAGCTCAGAGAGTGACGTGGCGGTAGAAACGAGCAGCGAAGCATGGTCAATTTAA